The Plutella xylostella chromosome 9, ilPluXylo3.1, whole genome shotgun sequence genome has a segment encoding these proteins:
- the LOC105383330 gene encoding angiotensin-converting enzyme isoform X3: MLKIGGGAALVAAIVAVFVVATQGRDPDLEALEHEGQEYIKTLDVATGFRRNRASLAEWAYTSNITKENEERKIHVQLEISKEDKVAWEETKMYKWQDFQDLSLRRMFKKYSQLGASALPDDKYKKFMQVISDMESNYATAKICSYKNESKCDLSLEPDITEIFSKSQDPEELKHAWVQWHRAAGAPARDNFTEYVQLDNEAAQLNDFKNVAEWWLSEYEVPDFEAQIAALWEDVKPLYQQLHAYVRKRLRDKYGDQVVSARGPIPAHLLGNMWAQTWSNIESFTRPYPDKKEMDVTQAMKDQNYTALKMFQMSDEFFRSLNLTAMPELFWKNSIIEKPSDRDMVCHASAWDFFDGKDFRIKQCTTVDYEYFQTTHHEMGHIQYFLQYKHQPVVFRDGANPGFHEAVGDTIALSVSSPKHLRRVGLSNGEAEDDQTEINQLYKMGIDKIVFLPFAYTLDLFRYGVFRGTTAPEDYNCHYWNLRESLQGVEPPVNRTEEDFDAAAKYHVSADVEYARYYVSFIIQFQFHRALCQLAGEYVPEDFTKKLVDCDIYQSVAAGNALSNMLKMGSSKPWPDAMEALTGQRLMSADGLLEYFRPLHEWLQAENQRTGEHIGWEPSKMQYCTAEQRAALEAKAADESNKHSAETTTESST; the protein is encoded by the exons ATGCTGAAgatcggcggcggcgcggcgctggtGGCGGCCATCGTCGCGGTGTTCGTGGTTGCCACGCAG GGCCGCGACCCCGACCTGGAGGCGCTGGAGCACGAGGGGCAGGAGTACATCAAGACCCTCGACGTGGCCACCGGCTTCAGGAGGAACCGAGCCTCGCTGGCCGAGTGGGCCTACACGTCGAACATTACTAAGGAGAATGAGGAGAGGAAG ATCCATGTCCAGCTGGAGATATCAAAGGAAGACAAAGTAGCATGGGAGGAGACGAAGATGTACAAATGGCAAGACTTCCAGGACCTGTCTCTGAGGCGAATGTTCAagaagtacagtcagctgggTGCCTCCGCTCTACCTGACGACAAGTACAAGAAGTTCATGCAAGTCATATCGGACATGGAGTCCAACTACGCAACCGCCAAGATCTGCTCGTACAAAAATGAAAGCAAATGCGACTTGTCTTTGGAACCAG ACATCACAGAGATCTTCAGCAAGAGCCAAGACCCCGAGGAGCTGAAGCACGCGTGGGTGCAGTGGCACCGCGCGGCCGGCGCCCCCGCGCGGGACAACTTCACCGAGTATGTGCAGCTGGATAACGAGGCCGCACAACTTAATG ACTTCAAAAACGTAGCGGAGTGGTGGCTGTCAGAATACGAGGTGCCAGACTTCGAGGCTCAAATCGCCGCGCTGTGGGAAGACGTGAAGCCTCTGTACCAACAGCTGCACGCGTATGTGAGGAAGAGGCTGAGGGACAAGTACGGCGACCAGGTGGTGTCGGCGAGAGGACCTATCCCCGCGCATTTGTTAG GTAACATGTGGGCGCAGACATGGTCGAATATAGAATCATTCACGAGGCCGTACCCTGACAAGAAGGAGATGGATGTCACTCAAGCAATGAAGGATCAAAACTACACTGCCCTGAAAATGTTCCAAATGTCCGACGAATTCTTCCGTTCACTGAACTTGACAGCCATGCCAGAACTCTTCTGGAAGAATTCTATCATTGAAAAGCCCAGTGACAGGGACATGGTCTGCCATGCTTCCGCTTGGGACTTCTTTGATGGAAAGGATTTCAG GATCAAACAGTGCACTACAGTCGATTATGAGTATTTCCAAACAACTCACCACGAAATGGGCCACATCCAATACTTCCTGCAGTACAAACACCAACCTGTCGTTTTCCGCGACGGAGCTAATCCAG GTTTTCATGAGGCCGTTGGTGACACCATAGCATTATCAGTTTCGTCGCCTAAACATCTCCGTAGAGTCGGACTTAGCAACGGCGAAGCAGAGGATGACCAGACCGAGATCaatcaactgtataaaatg GGAATAGACAAGATAGTGTTCCTGCCGTTCGCGTATACCTTGGACCTGTTCCGCTACGGCGTATTCCGCGGCACGACGGCGCCTGAGGACTACAACTGCCACTACTGGAACCTGCGGGAGTCTCTGCAGGGCGTGGAGCCGCCCGTGAACAGGACCGAGGAGGACTTCGACGCCGCCGCCAAGTACCACGTGTCTGCTGATGTGGAATATGCTAG GTACTACGTGTCGTTCATCATCCAGTTCCAGTTCCACCGCGCGCTGTGCCAGCTGGCCGGCGAGTACGTGCCCGAGGACTTCACCAAGAAGCTGGTGGACTGCGACATCTACCAGAGCGTGGCCGCCGGGAACGCGCTCTC GAACATGTTAAAGATGGGTTCGTCGAAGCCGTGGCCGGACGCGATGGAGGCGCTGACGGGGCAGCGCTTGATGAGCGCCGACGGGCTGCTCGAGTACTTCCGCCCGCTGCACGAGTGGCTGCAGGCCGAGAACCAGCGCACCGGCGAGCACATCGGCTGGGAGCCCAGCAAGATGC AATACTGCACAGCCGAGCAGCGAGCAGCGCTAGAAGCCAAAGCGGCTGATGAGAGCAACAAGCACAGCGCAGAGACCACCACGGAGAGCTCGACGTGA
- the LOC105383330 gene encoding angiotensin-converting enzyme isoform X1, with protein MSKVKTMLKIGGGAALVAAIVAVFVVATQGRDPDLEALEHEGQEYIKTLDVATGFRRNRASLAEWAYTSNITKENEERKIHVQLEISKEDKVAWEETKMYKWQDFQDLSLRRMFKKYSQLGASALPDDKYKKFMQVISDMESNYATAKICSYKNESKCDLSLEPDITEIFSKSQDPEELKHAWVQWHRAAGAPARDNFTEYVQLDNEAAQLNDFKNVAEWWLSEYEVPDFEAQIAALWEDVKPLYQQLHAYVRKRLRDKYGDQVVSARGPIPAHLLGNMWAQTWSNIESFTRPYPDKKEMDVTQAMKDQNYTALKMFQMSDEFFRSLNLTAMPELFWKNSIIEKPSDRDMVCHASAWDFFDGKDFRIKQCTTVDYEYFQTTHHEMGHIQYFLQYKHQPVVFRDGANPGFHEAVGDTIALSVSSPKHLRRVGLSNGEAEDDQTEINQLYKMGIDKIVFLPFAYTLDLFRYGVFRGTTAPEDYNCHYWNLRESLQGVEPPVNRTEEDFDAAAKYHVSADVEYARYYVSFIIQFQFHRALCQLAGEYVPEDFTKKLVDCDIYQSVAAGNALSNMLKMGSSKPWPDAMEALTGQRLMSADGLLEYFRPLHEWLQAENQRTGEHIGWEPSKMQYCTAEQRAALEAKAADESNKHSAETTTESST; from the exons ATGTCTAAAGTCAAG ACGATGCTGAAgatcggcggcggcgcggcgctggtGGCGGCCATCGTCGCGGTGTTCGTGGTTGCCACGCAG GGCCGCGACCCCGACCTGGAGGCGCTGGAGCACGAGGGGCAGGAGTACATCAAGACCCTCGACGTGGCCACCGGCTTCAGGAGGAACCGAGCCTCGCTGGCCGAGTGGGCCTACACGTCGAACATTACTAAGGAGAATGAGGAGAGGAAG ATCCATGTCCAGCTGGAGATATCAAAGGAAGACAAAGTAGCATGGGAGGAGACGAAGATGTACAAATGGCAAGACTTCCAGGACCTGTCTCTGAGGCGAATGTTCAagaagtacagtcagctgggTGCCTCCGCTCTACCTGACGACAAGTACAAGAAGTTCATGCAAGTCATATCGGACATGGAGTCCAACTACGCAACCGCCAAGATCTGCTCGTACAAAAATGAAAGCAAATGCGACTTGTCTTTGGAACCAG ACATCACAGAGATCTTCAGCAAGAGCCAAGACCCCGAGGAGCTGAAGCACGCGTGGGTGCAGTGGCACCGCGCGGCCGGCGCCCCCGCGCGGGACAACTTCACCGAGTATGTGCAGCTGGATAACGAGGCCGCACAACTTAATG ACTTCAAAAACGTAGCGGAGTGGTGGCTGTCAGAATACGAGGTGCCAGACTTCGAGGCTCAAATCGCCGCGCTGTGGGAAGACGTGAAGCCTCTGTACCAACAGCTGCACGCGTATGTGAGGAAGAGGCTGAGGGACAAGTACGGCGACCAGGTGGTGTCGGCGAGAGGACCTATCCCCGCGCATTTGTTAG GTAACATGTGGGCGCAGACATGGTCGAATATAGAATCATTCACGAGGCCGTACCCTGACAAGAAGGAGATGGATGTCACTCAAGCAATGAAGGATCAAAACTACACTGCCCTGAAAATGTTCCAAATGTCCGACGAATTCTTCCGTTCACTGAACTTGACAGCCATGCCAGAACTCTTCTGGAAGAATTCTATCATTGAAAAGCCCAGTGACAGGGACATGGTCTGCCATGCTTCCGCTTGGGACTTCTTTGATGGAAAGGATTTCAG GATCAAACAGTGCACTACAGTCGATTATGAGTATTTCCAAACAACTCACCACGAAATGGGCCACATCCAATACTTCCTGCAGTACAAACACCAACCTGTCGTTTTCCGCGACGGAGCTAATCCAG GTTTTCATGAGGCCGTTGGTGACACCATAGCATTATCAGTTTCGTCGCCTAAACATCTCCGTAGAGTCGGACTTAGCAACGGCGAAGCAGAGGATGACCAGACCGAGATCaatcaactgtataaaatg GGAATAGACAAGATAGTGTTCCTGCCGTTCGCGTATACCTTGGACCTGTTCCGCTACGGCGTATTCCGCGGCACGACGGCGCCTGAGGACTACAACTGCCACTACTGGAACCTGCGGGAGTCTCTGCAGGGCGTGGAGCCGCCCGTGAACAGGACCGAGGAGGACTTCGACGCCGCCGCCAAGTACCACGTGTCTGCTGATGTGGAATATGCTAG GTACTACGTGTCGTTCATCATCCAGTTCCAGTTCCACCGCGCGCTGTGCCAGCTGGCCGGCGAGTACGTGCCCGAGGACTTCACCAAGAAGCTGGTGGACTGCGACATCTACCAGAGCGTGGCCGCCGGGAACGCGCTCTC GAACATGTTAAAGATGGGTTCGTCGAAGCCGTGGCCGGACGCGATGGAGGCGCTGACGGGGCAGCGCTTGATGAGCGCCGACGGGCTGCTCGAGTACTTCCGCCCGCTGCACGAGTGGCTGCAGGCCGAGAACCAGCGCACCGGCGAGCACATCGGCTGGGAGCCCAGCAAGATGC AATACTGCACAGCCGAGCAGCGAGCAGCGCTAGAAGCCAAAGCGGCTGATGAGAGCAACAAGCACAGCGCAGAGACCACCACGGAGAGCTCGACGTGA
- the LOC105383330 gene encoding angiotensin-converting enzyme isoform X2, giving the protein MSKVKTMLKIGGGAALVAAIVAVFVVATQGRDPDLEALEHEGQEYIKTLDVATGFRRNRASLAEWAYTSNITKENEERKIHVQLEISKEDKVAWEETKMYKWQDFQDLSLRRMFKKYSQLGASALPDDKYKKFMQVISDMESNYATAKICSYKNESKCDLSLEPDITEIFSKSQDPEELKHAWVQWHRAAGAPARDNFTEYVQLDNEAAQLNDFKNVAEWWLSEYEVPDFEAQIAALWEDVKPLYQQLHAYVRKRLRDKYGDQVVSARGPIPAHLLGNMWAQTWSNIESFTRPYPDKKEMDVTQAMKDQNYTALKMFQMSDEFFRSLNLTAMPELFWKNSIIEKPSDRDMVCHASAWDFFDGKDFRIKMCTSIDAEYLETVHHEMGHVQYYLQYKHQPVIFRAGANPGFHEAVGDTIALSVSSPKHLRRVGLSNGEAEDDQTEINQLYKMGIDKIVFLPFAYTLDLFRYGVFRGTTAPEDYNCHYWNLRESLQGVEPPVNRTEEDFDAAAKYHVSADVEYARYYVSFIIQFQFHRALCQLAGEYVPEDFTKKLVDCDIYQSVAAGNALSNMLKMGSSKPWPDAMEALTGQRLMSADGLLEYFRPLHEWLQAENQRTGEHIGWEPSKMQYCTAEQRAALEAKAADESNKHSAETTTESST; this is encoded by the exons ATGTCTAAAGTCAAG ACGATGCTGAAgatcggcggcggcgcggcgctggtGGCGGCCATCGTCGCGGTGTTCGTGGTTGCCACGCAG GGCCGCGACCCCGACCTGGAGGCGCTGGAGCACGAGGGGCAGGAGTACATCAAGACCCTCGACGTGGCCACCGGCTTCAGGAGGAACCGAGCCTCGCTGGCCGAGTGGGCCTACACGTCGAACATTACTAAGGAGAATGAGGAGAGGAAG ATCCATGTCCAGCTGGAGATATCAAAGGAAGACAAAGTAGCATGGGAGGAGACGAAGATGTACAAATGGCAAGACTTCCAGGACCTGTCTCTGAGGCGAATGTTCAagaagtacagtcagctgggTGCCTCCGCTCTACCTGACGACAAGTACAAGAAGTTCATGCAAGTCATATCGGACATGGAGTCCAACTACGCAACCGCCAAGATCTGCTCGTACAAAAATGAAAGCAAATGCGACTTGTCTTTGGAACCAG ACATCACAGAGATCTTCAGCAAGAGCCAAGACCCCGAGGAGCTGAAGCACGCGTGGGTGCAGTGGCACCGCGCGGCCGGCGCCCCCGCGCGGGACAACTTCACCGAGTATGTGCAGCTGGATAACGAGGCCGCACAACTTAATG ACTTCAAAAACGTAGCGGAGTGGTGGCTGTCAGAATACGAGGTGCCAGACTTCGAGGCTCAAATCGCCGCGCTGTGGGAAGACGTGAAGCCTCTGTACCAACAGCTGCACGCGTATGTGAGGAAGAGGCTGAGGGACAAGTACGGCGACCAGGTGGTGTCGGCGAGAGGACCTATCCCCGCGCATTTGTTAG GTAACATGTGGGCGCAGACATGGTCGAATATAGAATCATTCACGAGGCCGTACCCTGACAAGAAGGAGATGGATGTCACTCAAGCAATGAAGGATCAAAACTACACTGCCCTGAAAATGTTCCAAATGTCCGACGAATTCTTCCGTTCACTGAACTTGACAGCCATGCCAGAACTCTTCTGGAAGAATTCTATCATTGAAAAGCCCAGTGACAGGGACATGGTCTGCCATGCTTCCGCTTGGGACTTCTTTGATGGAAAGGATTTCAG GATCAAAATGTGCACATCCATCGATGCTGAATATTTAGAAACCGTCCACCACGAAATGGGGCACGTTCAATATTATTTGCAGTATAAACACCAACCTGTTATCTTTAGAGCGGGTGCAAATCCAG GTTTTCATGAGGCCGTTGGTGACACCATAGCATTATCAGTTTCGTCGCCTAAACATCTCCGTAGAGTCGGACTTAGCAACGGCGAAGCAGAGGATGACCAGACCGAGATCaatcaactgtataaaatg GGAATAGACAAGATAGTGTTCCTGCCGTTCGCGTATACCTTGGACCTGTTCCGCTACGGCGTATTCCGCGGCACGACGGCGCCTGAGGACTACAACTGCCACTACTGGAACCTGCGGGAGTCTCTGCAGGGCGTGGAGCCGCCCGTGAACAGGACCGAGGAGGACTTCGACGCCGCCGCCAAGTACCACGTGTCTGCTGATGTGGAATATGCTAG GTACTACGTGTCGTTCATCATCCAGTTCCAGTTCCACCGCGCGCTGTGCCAGCTGGCCGGCGAGTACGTGCCCGAGGACTTCACCAAGAAGCTGGTGGACTGCGACATCTACCAGAGCGTGGCCGCCGGGAACGCGCTCTC GAACATGTTAAAGATGGGTTCGTCGAAGCCGTGGCCGGACGCGATGGAGGCGCTGACGGGGCAGCGCTTGATGAGCGCCGACGGGCTGCTCGAGTACTTCCGCCCGCTGCACGAGTGGCTGCAGGCCGAGAACCAGCGCACCGGCGAGCACATCGGCTGGGAGCCCAGCAAGATGC AATACTGCACAGCCGAGCAGCGAGCAGCGCTAGAAGCCAAAGCGGCTGATGAGAGCAACAAGCACAGCGCAGAGACCACCACGGAGAGCTCGACGTGA